The stretch of DNA TCTTTTCAGTTGCGGAAAGTAGAACGGATCAGTTGCGGAAAGTACAAGCCAAGGCTAATTCCTCTGGCAATAATATATAAGATAAAAGAGATCCATAAGCCAGAATTTCCCCATTTCTGTACCAATAACGTCCCAGAAGCTACTAAAATAATAAGTGAAATAATCGATGCGTTTCGCATTGCTTTGCTTTGTGTTGCACCAATAAAAATACCATCCAACTGGAATGCAGCAAAAGAAAACATAATGTAAATTCCGGCATAAATCACATGGTTTTTTGCAATGTTTAGCACATTAATATTATTGCTAAAAAATTGGATCGCAATTGGACCGAAGAGAATAATTCCCAAGCCCAACATGAACGCCGTTATAGCTGCCAATTCGGTAGAGTTTTTCACTTGTAGAATGAACTCTTTTTGGTTTTTTGCACCTATAGATTTTCCGCTTAGCATTTCTACAACGTGTGCATAGCCGTCGAGAAAAAAGGCCGATAAAGAAATGAATTGTAATAGGATATGATTTGCAGCCAAAATAGAATCTCCAAATTTAGCACCCTGATTGGCAAACCAAGCAAAACCAGTGAGCAAAGCAAATGTACGCAACATAATGTCTAAATTAACCCTGAAAATCATCCAGATCTTTTGTTTGTTTATGATTTCGGTCCATTTTTTTCTTATAATAGAAAAAGAAAATGGTATTTGTGTGGTTTTATGAAGAAGATATATCGCATAGAATAGTGCAAACCATTCGGCAATCAAAGTTCCTAGAGCAATTCCTTTAACCCCTAATTTCAATCCCACTACAAATATAATATTGAGAAGAAGGTTGAGAAAGTTCAGTGATAATTGTATCCATAAGAGTTGTCTAGTATGTCCTAAGCCTATCAAGCTCCCGATAATTCCAAATGTAATTAAGGTTGCAGGAGCGCCCCAAATCCTGATGTAAAAATAGTTATCGACCTCGCTTTTTACTTGTGGGCTTGCACTCATCAATTTTCTTGAAACTTCGGCAATCGGGATTTGTAAAGCAATCAGTACAATACCAATCAGAATAGCTGTGAGGAAGGTTCTGTAATAGATAAGATTAACTTCTGTTTGGTTATTTGCTCCCCAAGCCTGTGAAATAAAGCCGGTTGTCCCCATTCGTAGAAAACCAAAACCCCAATAAATAAAACTAAAGATAAGTGACGCCAAACTAATGGCACCTAGCTCAGTTGCTGTACCAGTGCGTCCGATAACGGCAGTGTCAGATAGCCCTAAAAGTGGTGCAGATGCATTAGCCAGAATTATCGGAATCGCTAATCGAATGATATTTTTATGATTAGAAAACTTCGATCTTATGTCTTTTTGCTTCATAAACAAAAGGTTTACGTCAAACTAATATTAAGCAATAATATTTAAATTGCCTTTAGACGCCAAACGGGTTCAGTAGTTCTTGCTTTTTTAACTTAACTTCTAAAACCCGAAATTGAGGGGAGTAATGCAAGTATACCAAATGATCTACTATTGAATTTTTAAATAAAGTATCTTCTGTTTTTTTATAGGGTAAGTTTAATGAGTTTTGGGTGAATCGGTCGGTAGTACCAAAAGGATTTCGGTTGGGATATATTTTTCGTTACTTTCTAAAATGGGTCTAAGATTTTTATTCACGATAATCGAGATAACAGCAATTTTTAGTTTCGGATTTGCACGTTTCAAATAATAGTATATCCCACCGTAATTCTTCGAATGATAATCTCCATTAAAATGCAAAAAAAGTTCGTTTTTTTTATGATTTAGTAAAATACTTTCGGCCATCGTTGCATCTTTCAGTGCCTGAGCATAAACAAAATTTTTGGCATTGGTAGCAGAATGATCTTTCATCATCTCAATCATTTCCGGATATCCAGGTGTTTTTTCATCTACGAATAAGGGTAGTCTAACTATCCATTTTTTTTCGTTTTCGGGTAACGAATCTAGAGAAGCTAGACCGTTTTTTGCAACAATTGAAGCGTATTTTCTCGGGACATTGCTTGCGACAACCCCAAGGTTTTTTTCTTTTGCAAACAGAAGCAAGGGTTGATAATCTGTTTTGTAATTGGACCAAAATCGAACAGAATCTGCAAATACTTTCTCGTTGATCTTGTTCGTAAGAAACCAATCAATAGCATGTTGATTATCCCGCTCGAACATCTCAAAACCTAATTTAAGTTTTTTGTTTGAGGTTTTGTATAATTCTTCCGCGAGTTTTAATTGTAACCAATGTGTAACTGCATCGTTATGGTGTTCACCAAAAAGTATAATATCATATTTGGATAAGATCTTTGCAGTTTGATGAAAATCAATTGCTTTTTGGTTTTTGTTATAAAACTGATAGTTCTTTAGATCTTGAGCGGTTGAAAAATAACTTAATAAATACAAAGAAATAAAAAAAATAATCCGTATCATAGAATAAATTTGGTGATGAAAGTAACAAAATTTTCACAAAATAGACTAATGATTCATATATAATATTTATGCAAAAAGTACTAGAAATCAATCAGCTTTCTAAACGCTTTGGCTCTCTTTTGGCTGTTGATAATGTTTCATTTACGGTAGAAAAAGGAAATGTTTACGGTTTGCTCGGTCCAAACGGAAGCGGGAAATCGACTATCTTGGGCATGATCCTGAAGGTGATAAACCCTACAAGTGGAAGTTATCGTTGGTTCGAGTTGGCAGAACAACCTCAAACACTAAAGAAAGTTGGCGCAATAATAGAAAGTCCGAAATTTTATCCCTATCTCTCGGCCCAAAAAAATCTCGAAATTGTTGCAAATATCAAAGAAGTATCCTACCAAGAAATTGATAAAAAATTAGCATTGGTTGGCTTATTAGACAGAAAAAAAGATAAGTTTGAGCACTTTTCTTTAGGGATGAAACAGCGATTGGCAATTGCAGCCGCCTTGCTCGATGATCCACTAATGCTCATTTTAGATGAACCAACCAATGGTCTTGATCCCGAAGGAATAATCCAGATTAGAGAAATTATTCAGAAAATTGCAGCAACCGGAACCACAATTCTATTGGCAAGCCACTTGCTCGATGAGGTGGAGAAAGTTTGCTCGCATGTGGTGGTTCTCAACAAAGGGAAAGTGCTGTACGCTGGCTTGGTAGAAGAGATGAACCCAAACTTTGGTTATATAGAAATTTCATCTTCTGATTTAGACGTTTTAGAGAATTTCTTACATAAACTTCCGTATTTCTCGACCATAACCCGAAAAAAATCTATATTGGTTGCAGTGCTTAAAGAAGCAGTTCCGGTAGAAAAAATCAATAAAAAGGCATTCGAACAGGGAATTGTTTTAAGTCATCTCACGATGAATAAAGAACGACTAGAGGATCATTTTTTACAACTTATTCATAAAAATAAAGAATGAAAAGATTACTAAACATCGAGTGGAATAAAATATTCTACAACAAAGGAACACGAATTTTTGTGATTTTATATTTCGCAATGATAGTCGCAATGGGAGTTATCCTACCAGTCTTCAAAATAAATGTGAACGGAATCGATCTAAATCTAGTGAAAATGGGAGGATTGAAAATTCCTTATATCTGGCACAACTTGGTTTGGTTAATTGCTTTTGGGAAGTTTTTTTTGGCTGTAATTTTAATCAATAATATCAGTAACGAATATGCTTTCGGGACGATAAAACAAAACATGATAGATGGTTTGAGCAAGAAAGAGTTTTTTGCTTCGAAACTTCTAAGCACGCTTTTGTTGGCTTTAGGTTCAACGGTTTTTGTGTTTTTGGCTGGATTGGTTTTGGCCTTTTTCAAGAATGAAAATGTAAATATTCTGAGCGGTTCTTCTTTTGTTTTAGGGTATTTTGTAGAAATCACAAATTACTTATTGATTGCAGTATTTCTGTCTTTTTTACTCAAAAAAAGTGCTTTTGCAATTTTGGCTCTTTTTGTATTGAGTTTTGGGGAAACCATCATAAAGGGAATCGAATATTTGGTGAGAATGTATATAAAAACAGGAGAGAATCT from Weeksella virosa DSM 16922 encodes:
- a CDS encoding MATE family efflux transporter, with translation MKQKDIRSKFSNHKNIIRLAIPIILANASAPLLGLSDTAVIGRTGTATELGAISLASLIFSFIYWGFGFLRMGTTGFISQAWGANNQTEVNLIYYRTFLTAILIGIVLIALQIPIAEVSRKLMSASPQVKSEVDNYFYIRIWGAPATLITFGIIGSLIGLGHTRQLLWIQLSLNFLNLLLNIIFVVGLKLGVKGIALGTLIAEWFALFYAIYLLHKTTQIPFSFSIIRKKWTEIINKQKIWMIFRVNLDIMLRTFALLTGFAWFANQGAKFGDSILAANHILLQFISLSAFFLDGYAHVVEMLSGKSIGAKNQKEFILQVKNSTELAAITAFMLGLGIILFGPIAIQFFSNNINVLNIAKNHVIYAGIYIMFSFAAFQLDGIFIGATQSKAMRNASIISLIILVASGTLLVQKWGNSGLWISFILYIIARGISLGLYFPQLIRSTFRN
- a CDS encoding ChaN family lipoprotein, producing the protein MIRIIFFISLYLLSYFSTAQDLKNYQFYNKNQKAIDFHQTAKILSKYDIILFGEHHNDAVTHWLQLKLAEELYKTSNKKLKLGFEMFERDNQHAIDWFLTNKINEKVFADSVRFWSNYKTDYQPLLLFAKEKNLGVVASNVPRKYASIVAKNGLASLDSLPENEKKWIVRLPLFVDEKTPGYPEMIEMMKDHSATNAKNFVYAQALKDATMAESILLNHKKNELFLHFNGDYHSKNYGGIYYYLKRANPKLKIAVISIIVNKNLRPILESNEKYIPTEILLVLPTDSPKTH
- a CDS encoding ABC transporter ATP-binding protein, encoding MQKVLEINQLSKRFGSLLAVDNVSFTVEKGNVYGLLGPNGSGKSTILGMILKVINPTSGSYRWFELAEQPQTLKKVGAIIESPKFYPYLSAQKNLEIVANIKEVSYQEIDKKLALVGLLDRKKDKFEHFSLGMKQRLAIAAALLDDPLMLILDEPTNGLDPEGIIQIREIIQKIAATGTTILLASHLLDEVEKVCSHVVVLNKGKVLYAGLVEEMNPNFGYIEISSSDLDVLENFLHKLPYFSTITRKKSILVAVLKEAVPVEKINKKAFEQGIVLSHLTMNKERLEDHFLQLIHKNKE